CACTCTGGACAAAGCACCGCTGTTTTTAGCTGTTGATATTTTCACTGGTTGGGGTGGCCAACCTGGGTCCCCCCGAGCAAGTCACCTGGCCAAGCCCAGTGTCATCCTGGAGGGCCACACTACGACTCATTGGGGTCCTTTGCTCCAGTGACCTCCCACGGGACATTAACGGTTCCCCCGTTACCACTGCCCCTTTCAGAGCTCGAGTTCGCTCACCTGTTGTGAGGATGGAGAGAGCTGGGTGAAGGGCCTGGTGTGGCTGGGCACATGAGTGCCATCAGGATGGACTGTAAGTCAGGGACAAAAGTGATTAGAGCAGAGGTcctcaaacttgagcatgcattAGAATCACCAGAAGGGCTTGTTGAAAcccagattcctgggctccaccccagCACCTTGATTCTGTGTGCCCTGGGCAGTGAGGCCCAagactttgcatttctaacaagcttccaggtgatgctgTTGCTGCCTGACCAGGGACCGCATGTCGAGAACCACTGGGTTAGAGCATAAGTTCTGGAACCAGACAGCCTcggttcaaaccctggctccatttatcagctgtgtgaccttaggcaaatcacttaccctctctgagcctccgtttgcTCACCTGCAAAAAAGGACGTGGTAATTATCCCTCCCCTTCATGGAGGCTGAGCATTAGTGAGACCCTCAGGACCTGGCTCGTGACAAGCTGTCTGTAGCAGGGGTCCACTGTGAAGGACATGCGTCTTGACTGTCCCCCTCGTCCCCCAGAGTGCACCCCCACCACTGTGTCCAAGTGGCCGCACCCCAGACTTGAAAGCCCTGCTCAATGTGGTGGACAATGCCCGGAGTTTCGTCTACATCGCGGTCATGAACTACCTGCCCACCATGGAGTTCTCCCACCCGCACAGGTACCGCTGGGCGCGTGGACAGGGATTGGGGAAGGGAGCCACCGCGAGTGGAagaggagacaggagagagagCGATGGGGCCCAGAAAGCAGGCACGGGGCCAAGGccaggggacagagggaggggacGCCATGGGGAGAGACAGAGGTGACAGGGAGAGTGGGTCTGGATGCTCAAGACAAGGAGAAGGGGACAGAGAAGAGGATGAGAATATTCGGGGGGTGGTGTGGAGACGGGGGACTGGAGACTTAAGGCAGAGGGTGCGGGATGTGGGATTTCTGCAGGTAGGAGGCAGGGAGTGGGCTGGATATGGGATGACGGGCTTGGGAGGTGGGACTAAGGGTATTCAGGTCTGGGGCGGCAGGGTTGGGGTTTGAGAGCTGGGATAGGAAGGGGGGATGACTGGACTCTGGGGGCTCAGAGCAGGTAGTCTGGGGGCAGCAGACAAGACAATGAGAAGATTGGTGGGGGGGGCAGGGCTTGGCGCTAGAGATGGGGTGGGGGCTTGGGGCTTCTCAGAAGCTGCAGCGGGACCCAGGCCTGGCTCCCTAAAGCTGAAGTGAGGCCTCCCTCCGCATCCTGCACCCCCCTCCCCAAGGTTCTGGCCTGCCATTGACGACGGGCTGCGGCGGGCTGCCTACGAGCGGGGCGTCAAGGTGCGCCTGCTGGTCAGCTGCTGGGGGCACTCTGAGCCATCCATGCGGGCCTTCCTGCTCTCCCTGGCTGCCCTGCGTGACAACCACACCCACTTTGACATCCAGGTGGTAAGCACCTACCCCAGACCTACCCGTCAGCCCCTGTGCAGGGCAGTACCGGGGACACAGCAATCGTGGAGCTCACCTGTCTTCTGACAGGGACGACCCAGAGTGGGCTGTGCCCTGATGGGCCAGAATCACGGGCACGGGCAGAGGGATtagggctgggatgggggagcCCAGCAGAAGCTCCTGCCGCAGCCTGAGGGGTCGCGGAAGACTTTCTGGAAAAGGGGACATCTGAGGTAAGACCTAAGGGATGAATAGGAGTCATTCTAGAGGGCACAGGTGGCATATGAGGCGACGGGGTCCTCCCTTTCAGCCGGCGTTTACCGAGTACCCATTCTGGCCCCCAGGCCCACGAGGGAAGCAGCTGAGTCCCCAGTCCCACGGACCTggttccactccccaccccaaacccTGGGGCTTATCTAACCCAACCCcacatctcccctccctctcagAAACTCTTTGTGGTCCCTGCGGACGAGACCCAGGCCCGAGTCCCTTACACCCGCGTCAACCACAACAAGTACATGGTGACTGAACGTGCCACCTACATCGGTGAGTGTCCTGAACGCCGCCGGGGTAGGGGGACGGAAGGGGGTCCAGGCAGCACCACGGGCCCTGACTCTCTGGACCCCCGCTCCCTGTAGGAACCTCCAACTGGTCCGGCAGCTACTTTACCGAGACGGCGGGCACCTCGCTGCTGGTGACGCAGAACGGGCGGGGCGGCCTGCGGAGCCAGCTGGAGGCCGTTTTCCTGAGGGACTGGGACTCCCCTTACAGCCATGACCTTGACACCTCAGCCGACAGCGTGGGCAACGCCTGTCGCCTGCTCTGAGGCCCGGTCCAGCGGACAGGCCAGGCCTGCGAGGCCCCCGCGGGCCCGGGTGTTCCGGGTCTCGATCCCTGTCCCCGCGCCCCCGCTTCTGTCTGCCCCATTGTGGCTCCCACAGGCTCCGCCCCCTGCTCTCCCGCTTCTACCTCCGCCCCCGCCAGCCTGATGCTGCGGCCGCAGAGGACCCAGCCAAGCTGGGGGAGGGATCAGCCCCCGAAGAAGTAGGGGTGCATGCTGGGCCTGGCCCCCTGGCCCACCCCACTTTCCAGGGCAAAGAGGGCCTGAGGTCATAATAAGAAGTAAATAACTTGTGTGTACAGCCTGTGCCTgactgagtggtgtgaggtggggTGCCGGGTAGGGGACAGCTGGCATGGGCCTCTGGTGGGGACACCTTCACGCATGCTGAGCCCTCAGCATGTGACCAGCGTGGTCTGGTGTGTACTGGACGCTCGGCACACGGCTGGTACGTGCTGAGCCCTCAGTGGGTGACCAGCGTGGGCTGGCGTGTGCTGAGCCCTCGGCGCACAGTGCACGTGAGCTAGTGTGTGCTGAGCATGCGCGTGTGACCTTGTGGGCTGGCATGACCCGAGCCTCATGTAGCCAGCGTGGCGCAGCGTGTGCTGCACACTCGGCATGTCCCCAGCCAGATGAGCGCGCGCTGAGCCACTGCCGCAGCCCGCGGGTGGACTTGCACGTCTGGACACGAGCGCATGCACCCGGCGTGAATTTGCATACACCTGCTGAGTGAACTCACACTTCGCATGTCCCAAGCATGGATGAGTGCATGCCAAGCCTGTCACGCGTGGCAAAGACAGGTCAGCAGACGCTGAGAACCTGGCATCTGACAAGCTCAGATTGGCATCTGCTGAGCACTGAGAATGTTCTGAGGGTGGATTCTtgcgtgccaggcactgagcataTTTAAGGGATGGGTCAGTGTGCCAAACACAGCCTCCAGCCTGAGCCAATGGCTGACTGGGTGCAGCATTAGAGAGCAGGGCCTGGGTGCCCCCCCGAACCCCACCCCAGTGCCAGTCTAGGCCTCAGGCAGGGAGGACAGGCATGAGGCAGTACTGCTGAACAGTGCTTTATTGAAATAAACAGAGGCAGCAGGGCCGAGGGTGTGCTCAGGGACAGTGGGGTGCAGGCCCCTTCCTGCGTCCCTCTGGCCGAGGGGGCCACGGGCCAGACCCCAAAACCCTCCTGTGTTCGGGGTGTGTGTGCAGGCATGCGCCGTGAGGTGGGGGGGGATGGGGAATTTCTGGATAATTATCTTTCTGTAAGAATAGTTTGTCGGTTCAGGGGATAGCTCTGAGGAGGGGATGCCAGCCCCGCTAGCGCTTCACCCAGtgatgggcaggggtggggtcacCATCAGTGGTGCCCGCCAACGTGCTGCAGAAAGCTGGTGGCCCGGGGTGGACCATGCGGGTGGGTGTGGCGTGGTGGGAGCCCCTGAGCCTGTGGCCCCCCGACGCCCTCCAGGGTCCAGTCTGGCTGACCCAGCCATTCCCCAGGACAGCTGCTGAGGTCGAAGAACTCAGGGCCTGGCCTCTGTTGGGGAGAAGAGATGGGCATCAGCCAAGAAgcgccccctccaccccaccccggaACAACCATCCTGCCCCTCATGGACCCCTTGTGATCCCAACTGCATCCTTGTCAATTCCTGAGGACGATTTTGTACATCCTGAACCCTCATCCCATTTTGGAGGCTTAAATGCTGTGTGCTGAGACCTTAATGTGTCCTGAAGGTGTGTTTGCTGAGGCTCTGTCACATCTTCCTGGGGGTGGCTGAGCTGTCCCACGGCCTTGTTCGGAGTACGGGGCCTCTGTCACTTCCCGTATGTGGATTACTGTGTTCTGAGTTTTTACACAGCCTCGACATGGGTTAGTGTTTGCTGAGCTTCATCACATCCTACGGGTGTATTAGTGTTTGCTGAGCCTTGTCACATCCTGAGGGTGGGCTAGTAGTGTGTGCTGGACCCTGAGCCAGCCGTGGGCCATGCAAATGTACGGAAGGCAAGGTTGCTTCGCTATGCCCCGATCCTAGAGCTCTGGGGAGGCCCTGATCCCAGAACCGCCTGCATCCTAGCTGCCCCCTGGGTCACCTCAGCATCCACGGTCATGTCCTTGATGTCCGGCCCATCCCCGTCCCGCTGCGGGATGGCAGGCGGCTCCACAGAGGCCCCTCGCCACTCTCCTTCCGCCCAGCCGCCGCCCCTGCACGGGGCGTCTTCCTCGGGCGAGGCCTGGCTCAGCCGGATGAGGTTGCTGAAGTTGGAGTTGGACTTGGAGCCTGCGGGGGGCTTGCGGGCCTTGTGGCGGCCTGCCAGGCGGCTGCCGTAGAAGGCCAGGATGGGCTCGGGGCCGGAGTCGGGCACCCAGCGGCCAGCAGCAGCGGCCTTGAGTGGAGCCAGCACGTCGGGGACGACGTCGGTGCGGGTCTCGCCCCACAGCCCACGCCCCGCCTCCTGCAGACTCAAGTCGTCCAGCTGATCGATGGCCTTTTGCATGCCCAGTGCCTTCTCCTCCCGGAATAAAGGCCCGCTGCCCAGACTCACGGTCTCCTCCTCCTCGGCCGGACCGTGGTAGGGGGGCCCGTCCTCCACGGCAGCCACAACAGACACAGGTGTCTTGCCCTCCCCCTGCAGGGAGAGGCGGCAGCCGTGCAGCGAGAGCTGGTAGTAGCGGGTGGTCTCATGGGCGCTGCGCAGCTGCTGCATGGACACGAAGGGGTGGCGCAGGGCGGCGCTGGGGCTGATGCGTTCGTGCGACTCCCACGTCAGCATGCGCTTGATCAGCTCCACCATGCTCTTGAGGTCGGCGTGCTCCGCCAGCGCCTCGCGGTCGGGGAAGGTCAGCCGACGGGCTGCCCCGCCGCCGTTCACCGTCTCAATCTGGTCCAGTGACTTGAGCGTGTACTTGCGGCGCTCCAGTGGGCGCACCTGGTGGGAcacagggtggggcaggggttgACATCGAGTCCAGGACTTGGGCCCCAGGTACTTCTGCTGTGGAGCCCACACATGACCCCCCAGCTTCCGGTGGGCCCTCCGGTCTGGCCCAGAGCTCTCTCGTGGCTATGAAGTCCACCCACAGGAACCCTGACTTCCAGTTCTGCCCATGGTCTGACTTGGAGCTCTCTTGCatctggcgggggggggggggagcacaCCTGCTCACGAACACCAGAACCCCTCTAGTCTAATCCAGACCCCTCCTACTGCTGCAGGAAGGACAGCTGACTGTGATCTCTGGTCCTCCTCTTGTCTAACCCAGGGATCTCACTGACCCAAGTTTCACACCTCGCCACAGCCCTCCAGCCTTCCCCAAGCCATGGGTCCAGCCCCTACCAGCAGCTAGCAGAAGGGCTGCCCTAAACCTCTAGTCCTGCTTGGAATCAAATCCAGGTCCCTCTTGCTGCCACAGCTGAACCCCACACCTGATCCCAGCCCTCAGGCCTCCCAGGAGTCAAGCCCAGACCATTCTTGCCGAATTCCTTAAACCACGACCAGCTCAGGAGTCATCAGAGGATCTGCCATATACTTTCGGTCCCACCTTTGGTCTCGCTCAGACCCCTCTCTCGCTGTGACAGCTCCCACGGCTGGCCCAAACTTCCAGGCCTTTCTGCTGTCTCAGCCAGACTCTTGCCACACGAGTCTGATGACCGCAGCCACAGAGGCGGCAGACAGGCTGCCCTGGCTTCCAGTCCCCCCTGGGGTGTCCCTCGGATCCCTCTGGCTGTGACAACCCCCGCAGCTGGCCCTCAAGCTGCCAGTCCTCTCTGAGATCTAACCTAGATTTTTTTCTTGACGCGGCAGCTGCCACGCTGATGGTCCTCGCCCCACCTGCCCCCCTACCTTGGTCTCAGCCAGGTAGTCGGCCGAGGACTTCAGCTGCCAGGGGTTGGTGGCGTCGGGGTGAGGGTTGCGCTTGAAGAAGTGGTGGGCCTTACAGGCGGCGTGCAGCATGTGGGGCTTGGGCAGGCCCTGGGTCTCACAGATGTAGCGCACCTGGTCGTACTCGTTGTTGCCTGGGTAGAGGGGCCAGCCCAGGTGCAGCTCAGCCATGACGCAGCCCAGGGACCACACGTCCACCTTCTCACAGAAGGGCAGCCCCAGCAGAATCTCGGGGGCCCGGTAGAAGCGAGACTGGATATAAGGCTCCTTCACATAGCGCACCTCACTGAATATGCTGGCCGAGCCGAAGTCGATCACCTGagcggagggagggaggcaagtgGGCCGGGACAGCCGATCGATCTGGGCCTCCCCGGCGTCTCTTGCCAGTGTCTTTCTGCATCTGCCATCTGACTGTCGCTACATCTGTGAATCTTGATCTCTTGTTTATGTCCCTATCTGTCTCCTCCAGCCTTTGTCTCCGGTTTGCGTACTCATCTCTCTTGTCTGTTTCTCTCCACTAGAACTTATGTCCATGAGAGTAAAgacctgtctctttctctctcaccccaTGCCTTGTCCATCAGCAAATCTTGCTGGCTGGGTAGAGGGGCCAGCCCAGGTGCAGCTCAGCCATGACGCAGCCCAGGGACCACACGTCCACCTTCTCACAGAAGGGCAGCCCCAGCAGAACACCTTCTGTTCTGCCCACTCTGCATCCCAGCCACAGCCCCACCCTGGTCCTGTCCTCCTCATCCCCTGTCTAGACTAATGTAAGGACCTCCTTGCTGGTCTCCctgttcctccctctccctccagtctGCTTCCCACATGCAGCCCGAGGGACCCTGTGACCACCTAAGTCAGATCACGTCCCTCTCCCGCTCAGAATCTTCCTGTGGCTTTACCACATCCTGTGATAAAAGCCGAAGTCTTCACCCTGGCCCACAAGGCTCCAACAACCTGCCCGGTCCGCTCTCTGCCCgcacctcctcccaccctccccctcacTCACCCAGCTGCAACCACACCGGCCTCTCGCTATTCCTTGAACAAGCCGGACACATTCCCAGTTCAGGGGCTtggcactggctgttccctctgcctggaatgctcttcctccgGATGTCCACACGGCTCCCCTCTCTCACCTCAAGTCcttactcaaatgtcaccttctcagggagGCCTCTGCTGACCATCCTATTAAAAACAGCACACCCCTCCCTTCCTATCCACCTCCCTAGCCCTCTGCTTTTCTCCATAGCTCTTAACACCATTTCACGTACtacatatttttacttttgtatggAGCTCATTGTCTCTCTACCCAACTAGGATATCAGTcccacaagggcagggattttgtctgttcactgctgcatccctagatccctagaacagtgcctggcacacagtaggggctcagtaaagaatgaatgaatgaatgggcttTTTATTCCtgtcattctctttctttctgtctcttgttggtatctctcttttctttcgTTGCCTCTTCGTCACTTGTCTGTGTCCCTCAACTCTCagtgtctctctctgtccccaccTCTGGGTCGTCCAACTAGAAGGACACCTCCCTGACACCCAGGTCCTCTTCTGTCTTCACCATCAAGCATTGTTAACACCCCACACGGGCCCCTGGTTCATACAGGTGCTTGATGAACACCTGTTGAACTAACACTGTGAATGACTGAAAGCCCTTGTCCCTCCCGATGCCTCTGGAGCGATCTGCCATTTTTCACTCTGAATCTCTGTGACTCTATCTTAGTCCCTCCCTCAGTTTCCCTCCCTGAGTTTCTCTGCTTTTCATTCAGCTATCCCTCACCTTCTATTTGCAGAAAGCAGTATGACGAAATGGTTATTAATCTGGACTCTGAACACAGATGGCTGAGGCCTGAATCCCAGAGAGCTTGTCTGACCCTGATCATTCAGTCAACGTTCgtgggattcattcattcactccacagATGCGGTAGGGGTGCCAACGCTGGCCAGGAGTTGTGGCTCTGTCCTGTCTGTCTCCTGCTATGTTTGTGGAAAACTTTCCTTCCTTGGGTCTCTATCCCTCCATCTGTTGGGACAGAACGATCTGCCTTTTCCTGTCTCTGTATCTCCCTGTGTCTCTGACGTTCATTTAGCACTGACTCCACGAAGGCGCTGTGCTGGGAGATGCCGAGGACGCGGTGGTGACCAAAATGCCCCTGGCTCCGCCCTCACGATGCTCCTAGTTCAGAACCATCACCAGACAGTAACAAACCCATAAGCAGACAGAGGGGTCAGAGCCGGGATGGGGGAATCCAGGGACCTGTGACAGCGCAGAGGAGGTGCctgtgtgcccagcacagggTCAGGCCCAGAGCAGCcattcagaaaatgtttgttgATGAACAAACTCATGATGAAGAATGCTGCTGCCATCCTTCCAGTCGCTCAGGCCAACAGgctttcctcctccctcaagccctctcttgctctctcacaCTTCACATAAGATTTACCAGCAAGTCCTGTTTTAAAATCTACCCGgagggaatcccctggcggtccagtggttaggactcagcactttcactaccGGGGCCtaggttccatctctggtcagggaactaagatcctgcaagcctcgcgtggtggccaaaaaaaaagaaaaaataaataaaatctacccCAAACCCACCCACATCTCCTCCTCCCACTACCCTGATTCTAGTCCCACCCACATCTCCCACCTGGACTGGAGCAGTCACCCCTCACTGTCTTCCTGCTCCTGTCCCCTCAGTCTTTCCCCCACCTGCAGCCAGAGGGAGCCCGTGAACACCTGCATCCAATCACAGCCCTCCTCTGCCCAGGATCCTCCTATGGCTTCATCTTACACAGAATAAAACCCAAGTCCCCTCTGTGGCCCACAAGGCCCTGTACGACCTGGCCCCGTCACCTCCCTGATcttatttcctccctcttcccctcagtCACTCCgtttcagccacactggcttGCTCAATGCTCCTCAAATACATATACTTGGCCcactcctacctcagggcctttgcactgatACTTTCTCCCAGATGTCaacacagctccctccctccttcaagACTTCCCTCAAATGTGACCTTCTCAGGGAGGACTCCCTGACCACAGAGTCTAAAGTTTTACTCATCACCaccccacctcctcttcctccctactTTATCTTGTCTCCTTCTCACTCATATACCATATTTTACTCATTTACCTTGGTGACTCTtatctcccccactagaatgtcagTCCCACAGGGACAGGACTGGGCCAGAGGAACTGAGCTAAGAATTGAACAAGGACGGGGGGACCTCAGGGCTGAGAGGGAGAGGATGTCAGAATTGGGATGGGGAGACGGGTATTTCAGAgccaggaggtggggagagccATCATggccagggagggagagacctCAGGGTTGGGAGGTAGGACAAGGGGAACCTCAGCCTCAGGAGAGCGTCCAGGGCTGGATGGCCACGCTCACCTTGACCCTGAAGGGGCAGCGAGTCTGGTCCACCAGCATGATGTTCTCAGGCTTGAGATCGGCGTGGATGATGGCTAGCTCCTTGAGCCGGGCCAGGGCTCTGAGCACCTGCAGGGTGACCGTGCGGATGTGGCGGGCGGGAAGGGGCGCAAAGTtgttctccttctggaattcgaAAAGGTTTTGCTCCAGCAGCTCAAAGACCAGGTAGAACTTGAGGGCGTCATGGAAGAACTCGAGGAAGCGGATGACGTGCGCCTCCTCCGGGTCCAGGCCCCTCATGCAACGCAGCAGCTTCAGCTCGTTCTTGATGATTCGGTTGCGGTAAGCATCGTTTTTCAGGATCTTGATGGCCACCATCTCGCCCGTGCTTCGCCGCCAGCCCTTGGCCACCTCCCCGAAGGTGCCCTTGCCCAGCACCTCGATGATGTCATAGCAGTCAGTCTCCGACTGGATGGTGGCCATGGTGCCTCTGCCACCAGACACTGCCCTGCCACCACCTCTGCCCCACGGGCTCTGCTTCCGAGGCCTCCCGCCCCGACGCTGGCCCCGAGGTCCCCCCCAGTGGGGGAAAGAGAACTGCACTCGTGCCTCGCGAGGTTCACCCCCACCTCCCTGACAACCCCCAGACCCCTGGGCCGCAGGGCAAGTCTGCCAGGGGGTGCACCCCTCCCCCGAAGCCCTCCTGGCTTG
This region of Balaenoptera acutorostrata chromosome 19, mBalAcu1.1, whole genome shotgun sequence genomic DNA includes:
- the HIPK4 gene encoding homeodomain-interacting protein kinase 4, with amino-acid sequence MATIQSETDCYDIIEVLGKGTFGEVAKGWRRSTGEMVAIKILKNDAYRNRIIKNELKLLRCMRGLDPEEAHVIRFLEFFHDALKFYLVFELLEQNLFEFQKENNFAPLPARHIRTVTLQVLRALARLKELAIIHADLKPENIMLVDQTRCPFRVKVIDFGSASIFSEVRYVKEPYIQSRFYRAPEILLGLPFCEKVDVWSLGCVMAELHLGWPLYPGNNEYDQVRYICETQGLPKPHMLHAACKAHHFFKRNPHPDATNPWQLKSSADYLAETKVRPLERRKYTLKSLDQIETVNGGGAARRLTFPDREALAEHADLKSMVELIKRMLTWESHERISPSAALRHPFVSMQQLRSAHETTRYYQLSLHGCRLSLQGEGKTPVSVVAAVEDGPPYHGPAEEEETVSLGSGPLFREEKALGMQKAIDQLDDLSLQEAGRGLWGETRTDVVPDVLAPLKAAAAGRWVPDSGPEPILAFYGSRLAGRHKARKPPAGSKSNSNFSNLIRLSQASPEEDAPCRGGGWAEGEWRGASVEPPAIPQRDGDGPDIKDMTVDAERPGPEFFDLSSCPGEWLGQPDWTLEGVGGPQAQGLPPRHTHPHGPPRATSFLQHVGGHH